CTACCGCTGATATTAAATGTGTTGAAGCATTAGCAGAAATTGCTGGTATTGAAAATCCAACAGACTTAGGCATGGAAATGTTTAAAGTAAAATCTGCTGTTGAAGGTACTCCAGTAAGAGACCTAGTATTGCGTGACTTTAAAGACTTCAACATGAACGGAAACCTTGTTGGTATTGGTCAATTAGAAGTGATTGATTTAGCCATATTTGATGATATGAAAGCTGATCTAGAAGCAGATATAGCGAAACTTAAAACCGAAGGCAATCGTCATACTGTAATGCTTTTATTAACAGATATAATGAAAGAAGGCTCAGAGTTACTTGTTATTAGCGACAATGAAAATTTAGCCGAAGCTGCTTTTGGTAAAGCAACTACTGACGGAAAAGTATGGCTTGACGGCGTACTTAGCCGCAAGAAGCAAGTAGTACCACCTTTACAAGACGTTTTTGCTTAATCCACCTGAGCTCGGTTTAATTACTGATTTCAAAAATCACGTTATTTTAGTGACAAAAAAACCAGCAATTACTGGTTTTTTTATTTGTTTATAAAAGTATTCATATTGAAGATGAGATCTTTAGTAGTGAGTCGAAAGCACGGAGTTAACGCTAGTCATTACTCCGTACATCCTGTACTTCGCCTTAAGGCCATCCTTCGGATATTCGAATTATTTCCAAAAGAATTTATAAGTACTTTCAACAAAACTAATAAAGGGTTTCAGCAAAAATATTAGACTCTTTCGAACACGGTCGCTATCCCTTGCCCTAACCCTATACACATAGTGGCTAAACCAAGACTCACATCTTCACCTTCCATTAAGTTAATCAGTGTGCCCGAGATACGAGAGCCAGAACAACCTAATGGATGACCTAGTGCGATTGCACCACCATTCAAATTAATTTTATCCATTTTATCTTCTACTTTTAACGCTCTTACACAAGAAAGTGCCTGAGCAGCAAAAGCTTCATTGAATTCAAATAACTCAATATCTTCAATAGATAAACCAGCACGTTTTAATGCTTTTTTCGTCGCTGGTACAGGACCAAAGCCCATGGTTGACGGATCGCAACCAGCAACAGCCATACCACGAATTTTCGCACGAGGTGTTAAACCTAATGCTTTCGCTTTAGCTGCAGACATAACCAACATTGCTGAAGCACCATCTGAAAGCGCAGAAGATGTACCTGCCGTTACTGTACCATTAGCAGGATCAAACACTGGACGTAAAGCAGATAAGCTTTCAGCGGTAGTTTCAGGACGAATTACTTCATCATGCTCAACTAATGTCAAGGCGCCTGAAGCGTCATGACCTTGCGTTGCAACAATTTCATTATCCCAACGACCAGCCAATTGTGCTTCATAAGCTTTTTGGTGCGAGCGAGCTCCAAATGCATCTTGCATTTCACGAGTTATACCGTGTTGCTTACCAAGAAGCTCAGCAGTTAACCCCATGTTGCCAGAAGCTAAGGCGATATGCTTATTCAATGCAGGATCAAAATCAACATCGTACATCATAGGTACATGACCCATATGTTCAACACCACCAATTAAGAATACATCACCTTGACCACACATAATGCTGGTACTTGCTTGATGCAGTGCTTCCATAGAAGAACCACATAAGCGATTAACAGTAACACCACCAATAGATTTAGGTAAGCCTGCCAGTAATGATGCATTACGTGCAATATTAAAACCTTGCTCTTTAGTTTGCTTCACACAGCCCCAAATAACATCTTCGATATCTTCAGGATTTAACGCTGGATTACGTTTTAAAATTTCTTTCATTAAATGTGCTGATAATGCTTCAGCACGTACATTACGAAAAACACCGGCTTTAGAGCGCCCCATTGGAGTTCGTATGCAGTCTACAATTACAACTTCGTTCATTTTATTCTCCTTGGGTTAAGCGTTAGTTTTAACGTCTGTAGTGAAATAAGATTTACCCGATTTAGCCATACTACGTAGGCCATCAGTAACATGATATATTTCACCTAAATGCGCATATTTATCAGCCATAGCGATAAAGTTATTTAAACCTAATGTCTCTAAATAACGAATTGCACCACCTCTAAATGGTGGGAACCCTACACCATAAATTAAGCCCATATCAGCTTCAGCTGCTGTATCAACAACACCTTCTTCTAAACAACGAACAACCTCATTGACCATTGGAATCATCATGCGAGCAATAATTTCTTCACTAGTGAAGTCTTTTTTATCAGCACAATGTTGGCCCAATAATTCGTAAGCAACAGGGGCAGCTACTTTCATTGGACGACCACGTTTGTCTTTCATATGATCATAAAAGCCTGCACCATTTTTTTGACCTAAACGATCATTAGCATATAAAGTGCTTACAGGATCATTATCTATTTTAGTCATGCGAGTAGGAAAACCAGATGACATAACACCAGTACAGTGATCTGCTGTATCAATACCAACAACATCAAGTAGATATGCTGGACCCATAGGCCAACCAAATTGCTTTTCCATCACTTTATCAATCGCGGTAAAGTCTGCACCTTCAAGTACTAATTGACTAAAACCAGCAAAGTAAGGGAATAAAACACGGTTTACATAAAAACCAGGGCAGTCATTAACAACAATTGGTGATTTACCCATTTTAGCAGCATAAGCAACAACAGCAGCAACCGTTTCATCAGAAGTATCTTTACCGCGAATAACTTCTACTAATGGCATTTTGTTTACTGGGTTAAAAAAGTGCATACCACAAAAGTTTGCAGGACGTTTTATACTTTGTGCTAACAAATCAATTGAAATAGTAGACGTATTAGACGTAAGAATAGCGTCTTCACTGATTACCGATTCAACTTCGGCTAAAACCATCCCTTTAACTTTAGGGTTTTCAACAACCGCTTCGACAACAATATCAACATCTTTTACGCTGTCATAACTAAGAGAAGGTGTAATGTTATTAAGTACACCTGCCATTTTTTTAGCATCCATACGTCCGCGTTCAACTTGTTTAGTTAAAATGGCTGTCGCCGTTTTTAAACCTAGGTCTAGCGCTTGATCATTAATATCTTTCATAATGATTGGCGTGCCTTTATAAGCAGATTGGTAAGCGATACCACCACCCATGATACCAGCACCTAATACAGCAGCTTTGTTCACAGACTTGGTCGCCAACTTACTTGCTTTTTTGGCTTTACCTTTAATAACTTGGTCTGCCATAAACAAACCAATTTGCGCAGTTGCTTCGTCAGTTTTTGCTAATTTAGCAAAACCGGCATTTTCTACAGCCATAGCGCCAGCACGATCTAAACCTGCGGCCGCAATTAATGTATTAATCATCACCATTGGTGCAGGATAATGCTTGCCTGCTTTTGCTGCAATCATGCCTTTACACGTTGTCGAAGACATGATCATTTCTGTTTGAGATAACGTTAATGGCTCTAATTTAGCCTGACGTTTTACACGCCAATCTAATTTCCCATCAATAGCAAGTTTAAGCATACTAATTGCTGCTGAACGTAAAGTTTCTGGTTTAACAACCGCATCAACAAGGCCTTGTGCAAGTGCCGCTGACGCTTTAAATGCTTTACCTGTTGACATCCACGTAGCTGCATTATCAAAACCAATGATACGAGGTAATCTAACGGTACCACCAAAACCAGGCATTAAGCCTAACTTCACTTCAGGTAGTCCTATACTAGTATTAGTATCAGCAACACGATAATCACATACTAAGGTCATTTCACAACCGCCACCTAAAGCAATACCATTAATGGCCGCGATAGTCGGTAATTGAATATCTTCGAATGAATCGAAAACATCAGAAGCACTTTTAGCCCAAGAAACTAATTGCTCTTCTGGTTGATTAAATGAACTTAAAAATTCAGTGATGTCAGCACCTACAATAAATGTTGATTTTCCAGACGTAACCATCACGCCTTTTGCATCACCACAATTATTAATTGCCGCCACAACAGCCCTGTATTCTTCAAAGGTTGCTTGATCAAATTTATTTACTGATCCCTGAGCATCGAATTTAAGTTCTACAATGCCGTCTTCTAGTAACTGGGCTGAAAGGCTCTTGCCTTGATATATCATGCTTTGTCTCCTTCACCTAAAAGTGGTGTTGATGTATTGATGATTATTGATATTTCTCTATATTTTTAGTCGATGTTTATCTACTAAAAGGTATAGAGAACTAATAATAGCTGACTGAGTGTGCCTTGAAATATAATGAATAGCAAATTTATTTAAACGTTTGTTTTAATCGTTTGTATTAATTTTATTTCAATCACACTAACTTACTGTTCTTTATGAAAACATAAAGATTTAAATGTCGAATACATAATTTTTTATCACTATCAATTGGCGTAAAGTATAGCTAATATTTTTAATATCACACTTTGAAATGTACTTATGATACGTTTTTTTAAAACGCTTTAATCAGCCTGAGCACTTATTATTATGAGACCCTGAGCCAATCATTAACTCTACAATGGATTGATAAAGATAAAACAGCTCACTTTCTCGGTAAAATGCTGTCTGTAAAAGCAATGGCTTCGCTGCTCGCTTTTTCGAGTATTTGGCTTTTAATGGAGATTTTAAGTTGGTCTTATCATCTAACTTATACTTTATTTGGGGGTATAGGTTTGTTATTCACCCTTATATTAGCCTTGTCTTTTTGGCACTTTAAAGAAAAAACAGAACAAACAAAAAAATTGTTATCAGGAAACGTTATTGGTTATTTTATGCCCTCACTTTTTTTAGTGGCGCTAGGAGACAAATTTTCGTTGTTTTTGCCGGTTTTTTAATGGTAGAAAAATTTCACTATAGCGTTGCAGATATCAGCGCTTTATTTTTGATTAATTATATTTTTAACTGGTTGTTTGCTGCAAAAATAGGGAAGTTAATTGGAATAATTGGCGAACGTTCAGTATTAAGGTTTGAATATATAGGTTTAGTTATTGTATTTATTTGCTACGGCTTAGTCGAAAACGCCAATCTTGCTGCAGCATTGTATGTAATCGATCATTTATTTTTTGCACTCGCCATTGCAATTAAAACTTATTTCCAAAAAATTGCGCAACCCGAAGATATTGCGGCAACCGCAGGTGTAAGCTTCTCTATAAACCATATTGCAGCTGTGGTAATTCCTGCACTGTTAGGAATATTATGGATTGTACAACCTACTTGGGTATTCTATATAGGGGCTGGATTTGCACTATGCTCTTTATGCTTTGCCATGCTAATTCCTGACGAACCAGCACAAGGGAATGAAATACGCATAGCGAGTAACGCTTAGGTAAAATAATGACAACAATGAAGAGTCTTGAATTATTAGGCAAAGTTAATAGTCACATTATTCGTAGCTATTAACTTTGCGTTTTAATTGATATTTAAACTGCTTTTTAACCTAACAGTAATATCAGTTTAATGGTTAAGTATGGCTTTTAAGAAATGTTAAGAACTCATCAGAAGGCATCGGCTTGGCATAATAGAAACCTTGTACTTCATCACAACCTAACTCAATTAATCTCTCTTGCTGTTCAATTTCTTCAATACCTTCAGCAATAACCTTTAAGTTCATTTTTTTACCTAAATCAATAATTGTTTCAGCAATCACTGATTGATCTTCTTGTGCAATATCGCGAATAAAAGCCCTATCCACTTTAAGGCGATCTAAAGGAAGCTTTTGTAAATAACTCATCGATGAAAAGCCAGTACCAAAATCATCAAGTGCAATACTAATGCCTTGCCTTTTTAACTTAACTAACGCATCAATGACTACTTCAGGGTCATCCATTAAAATATTTTCAGTAATTTCTAATTCTAATTTACAAGGTAATATTTGATGTTTTTGCGTTGCATTCAATACCACATCAACAAAATTACAACACCTAAATTGAGGTATTGAGACATTCACAGAGATAGTAATATTATCGAATTTCTTTTCTTCTAATAGTTTAATTTGCGAACAAGCTTGATTAATTACCCATTCCCCTATTTCAACAATTAGACCAGAATATTCAGCTAATGGAATAAAGACCGCAGGAGAAATAAAGTTACCATCAATTGTTCGCCAACGAAGTAAGGCTTCAGCGCCAATCACTTTGCCTGAACTTAATGACAGCTGAGGTTGATACCATAACTCAAGGCGTCCCTCTGAAAAATCATTGCGTAGTTGCCTAATCATATTCAAACGCCATTGCGTTTCGTCTTCTAACTCAGGATTATAATAAGCAAAATGTGTTTCACGTTTTTTCTTAGCGAGGTTTAAAGCAATATTAATTTGATTAAGTACTTTTACACCGCTGCTACTCGCGTGTTCTTTCGTACAAAAACCAAAACAGGCATTTATCGGCAGTTTTTGTTCACCTGCAGTGAATGGGTGTTCAAATAACGCCAATAAAGCATCAGGTGTTACAATTTCTTGAGAGCCAATAATACCAAATACATCAGCGCCAACACGCGCAATTTCACAGCTACTACATATGCTTTGTAGTCGTTGAGAAACAGCAGATAATAATTGATTACCTATTTCCTGACCCAAAGCATCGTTAACATCGCTAAAATGATTCAAATCAATAAGTGCTGCCACATAATTATTAGGTGCATTCTCACTAAAGGTTTCAAGCATACGTACAAATTCTAATCTATTAGGTAAATTAGTTAACCAATCTTTATACGCTGCATTTTTAAGCTTTTGAAATAAGTGTACATTTTCATAACCGATTGAAACACCAGTTACGAATACTTCTAATAATTGTTTTTGAATATCCCGAAGAGGTTCAGTTAGGGTTAAATAAACAACGGCGCGACATCCACCTCTTGCGATATACAAGCATAGGCCATCATTAAAATATTGATGCTCTTTTTGTGTAAAACACGTTTGCATGTATTGATTAATTTGTACATTTTCTAAAGTTGCTAATTTTTGATTAGGTAGAGATAACGAAAAACCCTGCTGCGCAATAATATAAAGGCTCAAATCATCGGTATTGTCTATAATACCTTGCCCTCTAGCACAAAATAAACCTTGAACATCTTGATTTATCAGCTGGGTTAATTGGCTTAAAGTACCTTGGGTATATTCGGCTATAGAGTGTAATTCAAGAAGGCCAGAAGAGCCTGAAACTATTTTTTCTAAACCTTGACGGCTTTCTGTGACCGCTGCAATTTGTTGGTAAGAGCGGATTGCGGCATAAACGGTAGTAACGAGTTTTCGTCGTGTTAGCTCTGTTTTCGTTTTATAATCATTTATATCGTATTCTTTAATAACACTTTCTTCAGGTGCATAACCTGGTTGCCCTGTTCTTAAGACAATACGTATATCTTGACGATTTAATTCTTCACGAATATATTTTACAACCGTTAAACCGGCATTATCCGTTTCCATTACAACATCAAGTAATACTAGAACTATATCTGGGTTGCTTTTGATTACCTGACAAGCATCTTTACCAGAATAGGCATGAAAATATTCTAAACGTCGACCCAGTACTATTAAGTCTGATAAGGCTAATTGGGTAACTGAATGAATCTCAGGATCATCATCAACAATCAGAACCTGCCAGACTCCATCACCAGTGCCTTCTAAAACCTCTTCTTCATCACTATCATCGATAAATAGAAAGTCGTCTTGTGAATTTTCAGATGCGTGCATATCGTCCTTAAGCAATTAGCTTGTTGCTAATTAAATTTGAATTTCTATCAATTATTTATCATTGTTCTTTCGTATTCTATAACTATAACTGAACTATACCTTATTGCTACTTTTTTGAAGCATTCTTTTATTTTTTCATTTGAATAACTTCAATTTAGCTAAATATACATTTCTATAGCTACTATTTTTAATAGTATTCTCATTAAATAAATCATTAACAGACTACCTATTGATAGGTAAATTCATTTAAATAAGTAATCAATCTTATTGGAGAATATAAAATTATTATTTATATTTCAAATAGTTAATAAATATTAACCTAGTATTAAGTTATATAATAAAAGTCATTTTGACAAATTTCAATAAACCAATACAATTAAATTATATTTGTACCACTATATGCTTGGTAGTATATTATTTTATATCAATAAATAGCGATAAAGCCTATCACTATATTGATATTGCTCAGATATTTTTAGTATGGAGTACTAACTTGAACCCAGATAAATCAGCTGTCGTTGTTATTGATCAGGATGAAGATAATCAATGCAATCTTCCAGTGGAAGGAGCTTCCATTGACAATAATGTTGAGACGCCAACACACAAGCAATTTTTCAAAATAACTCAGCTATTTGGTGTAGAAGCCCCTCTATTACCTCCTGAAAAACAAATGCCACTTCAAGATCGTAGTACTAAACGTGAAAGGTTAGCAAGTCTGCGAAAACAAGAAAACATTGAAGAAATCATGGTGAAAACATTTGCATTTTGTGCAAGTAAACCACTAGATAAAAGACCCGATTTAGATTGGTTTAATCGTTATATTAGCTTAGCTGAAAATGTGAGTAACCCCACAATGCAAGATTTATGGGCCAAGATACTTGCCGGAGAATTAGCGCGTCCGGGTTTATATTCACTTAAAGCATTAAAAGTTTTTCGGGATATGAGTATTGTCGATGCTAAGTTATTGGCGAAAGCCTGCTCTTTAGCGGTAAAAGATAACAGTAAAAAAAATATTCGTATCATCTCGGGGTCATAC
The sequence above is a segment of the Colwellia sp. 20A7 genome. Coding sequences within it:
- the fadB gene encoding fatty acid oxidation complex subunit alpha FadB — translated: MIYQGKSLSAQLLEDGIVELKFDAQGSVNKFDQATFEEYRAVVAAINNCGDAKGVMVTSGKSTFIVGADITEFLSSFNQPEEQLVSWAKSASDVFDSFEDIQLPTIAAINGIALGGGCEMTLVCDYRVADTNTSIGLPEVKLGLMPGFGGTVRLPRIIGFDNAATWMSTGKAFKASAALAQGLVDAVVKPETLRSAAISMLKLAIDGKLDWRVKRQAKLEPLTLSQTEMIMSSTTCKGMIAAKAGKHYPAPMVMINTLIAAAGLDRAGAMAVENAGFAKLAKTDEATAQIGLFMADQVIKGKAKKASKLATKSVNKAAVLGAGIMGGGIAYQSAYKGTPIIMKDINDQALDLGLKTATAILTKQVERGRMDAKKMAGVLNNITPSLSYDSVKDVDIVVEAVVENPKVKGMVLAEVESVISEDAILTSNTSTISIDLLAQSIKRPANFCGMHFFNPVNKMPLVEVIRGKDTSDETVAAVVAYAAKMGKSPIVVNDCPGFYVNRVLFPYFAGFSQLVLEGADFTAIDKVMEKQFGWPMGPAYLLDVVGIDTADHCTGVMSSGFPTRMTKIDNDPVSTLYANDRLGQKNGAGFYDHMKDKRGRPMKVAAPVAYELLGQHCADKKDFTSEEIIARMMIPMVNEVVRCLEEGVVDTAAEADMGLIYGVGFPPFRGGAIRYLETLGLNNFIAMADKYAHLGEIYHVTDGLRSMAKSGKSYFTTDVKTNA
- the fadA gene encoding acetyl-CoA C-acyltransferase FadA → MNEVVIVDCIRTPMGRSKAGVFRNVRAEALSAHLMKEILKRNPALNPEDIEDVIWGCVKQTKEQGFNIARNASLLAGLPKSIGGVTVNRLCGSSMEALHQASTSIMCGQGDVFLIGGVEHMGHVPMMYDVDFDPALNKHIALASGNMGLTAELLGKQHGITREMQDAFGARSHQKAYEAQLAGRWDNEIVATQGHDASGALTLVEHDEVIRPETTAESLSALRPVFDPANGTVTAGTSSALSDGASAMLVMSAAKAKALGLTPRAKIRGMAVAGCDPSTMGFGPVPATKKALKRAGLSIEDIELFEFNEAFAAQALSCVRALKVEDKMDKINLNGGAIALGHPLGCSGSRISGTLINLMEGEDVSLGLATMCIGLGQGIATVFERV
- a CDS encoding bifunctional diguanylate cyclase/phosphodiesterase, translating into MHASENSQDDFLFIDDSDEEEVLEGTGDGVWQVLIVDDDPEIHSVTQLALSDLIVLGRRLEYFHAYSGKDACQVIKSNPDIVLVLLDVVMETDNAGLTVVKYIREELNRQDIRIVLRTGQPGYAPEESVIKEYDINDYKTKTELTRRKLVTTVYAAIRSYQQIAAVTESRQGLEKIVSGSSGLLELHSIAEYTQGTLSQLTQLINQDVQGLFCARGQGIIDNTDDLSLYIIAQQGFSLSLPNQKLATLENVQINQYMQTCFTQKEHQYFNDGLCLYIARGGCRAVVYLTLTEPLRDIQKQLLEVFVTGVSIGYENVHLFQKLKNAAYKDWLTNLPNRLEFVRMLETFSENAPNNYVAALIDLNHFSDVNDALGQEIGNQLLSAVSQRLQSICSSCEIARVGADVFGIIGSQEIVTPDALLALFEHPFTAGEQKLPINACFGFCTKEHASSSGVKVLNQINIALNLAKKKRETHFAYYNPELEDETQWRLNMIRQLRNDFSEGRLELWYQPQLSLSSGKVIGAEALLRWRTIDGNFISPAVFIPLAEYSGLIVEIGEWVINQACSQIKLLEEKKFDNITISVNVSIPQFRCCNFVDVVLNATQKHQILPCKLELEITENILMDDPEVVIDALVKLKRQGISIALDDFGTGFSSMSYLQKLPLDRLKVDRAFIRDIAQEDQSVIAETIIDLGKKMNLKVIAEGIEEIEQQERLIELGCDEVQGFYYAKPMPSDEFLTFLKSHT
- a CDS encoding TIGR03899 family protein encodes the protein MNPDKSAVVVIDQDEDNQCNLPVEGASIDNNVETPTHKQFFKITQLFGVEAPLLPPEKQMPLQDRSTKRERLASLRKQENIEEIMVKTFAFCASKPLDKRPDLDWFNRYISLAENVSNPTMQDLWAKILAGELARPGLYSLKALKVFRDMSIVDAKLLAKACSLAVKDNSKKNIRIISGSYQQPGLLNFFNQERQQYINLSHFGLNYADILSLADNKLIFQQESESSMMRSGEVFSFYYNGAPLKLTSKKNNIALQFYKFTSIGAELANLIIDKPNKEFFSFLKEQLTHHFDVVSS